From Pirellulales bacterium, one genomic window encodes:
- a CDS encoding glycosyltransferase, with translation MLAGDACHDLPANWSHGAGLGPRVSVIMAVRNCGSLLRASLESLARQCLSSFEIAIMDDASTDSTSEIIDELHRFNPSLAICAGRNFENQGIGASRNSALALATGEYVAILDGDDLCRADRLAQQVAFLDARPGCFCVSSTAVQLDREGSVAGILDFGVRTNDDVVRHLLAGLNPIINSSAMFRRKEAIEILRGYAAEGQAAVIEDLDFWYRAVLAGLRFQVLPDPLIWYRSNPLGHTRTRQREILAAQHSRLSEFRRDFERRRTSIVSTGAVAMDGDRRNGARPRRRSAAGSIRAAILTPVLQVGGAEQWLLSLAKRSDPSRIRWVGVALTEQAPVDADFCSEVARNVPVFGAEEAQGDAAVRCATAREALRAAASQADVLVAWGLRDTLPVLEAVDIPTVYVSHGSGEWSANCARAIEDHPVRLAAVSEAAREAFSPAKRPHVRVIHNGIEVDRCTPTRSRAAVRSAWGYDSRHRLVAYVGRYSEEKNPAAAALAVTRLPDHFYAIYAGAGRHEEMVRSLAWQIAGTRARFVAPERRIGNLLQAFDVVMLASPSEGFSLLLAEAWYCGVPVVATRVGAVPELEAAHGPLVSPVAIGAAADELAAAVEHALSPAFQREVVPRARALVAQKFTATRMADRWTDYLTEICREAARCGEPSP, from the coding sequence ATGTTAGCTGGCGATGCGTGTCACGATTTACCCGCGAACTGGTCGCATGGGGCGGGATTGGGTCCGCGGGTCAGTGTTATCATGGCGGTGCGTAACTGCGGCTCATTGCTTCGCGCATCGTTGGAGTCGTTGGCGAGACAATGCCTGAGCTCATTCGAGATCGCCATCATGGATGACGCGTCGACCGACAGCACCTCCGAAATAATAGACGAATTACATCGCTTCAATCCAAGCTTGGCGATCTGCGCCGGTCGTAACTTCGAGAACCAGGGCATCGGCGCGAGCCGCAACAGCGCTCTGGCCCTCGCGACGGGCGAGTATGTGGCAATCCTTGATGGCGACGATCTGTGTCGGGCGGATCGGCTCGCGCAGCAGGTCGCTTTTCTTGATGCCAGGCCGGGTTGCTTCTGCGTCAGCAGCACTGCGGTGCAACTAGACCGCGAGGGCTCGGTGGCCGGAATCCTGGATTTCGGTGTGCGGACGAATGACGACGTGGTGCGCCACCTTCTGGCCGGTCTCAACCCGATTATCAATTCCTCGGCTATGTTCCGCCGAAAGGAAGCAATCGAGATCCTGCGCGGTTACGCGGCCGAGGGTCAGGCTGCGGTAATCGAGGATCTCGATTTCTGGTATCGCGCGGTTCTGGCCGGCTTGCGGTTTCAGGTGCTGCCCGATCCGCTCATTTGGTATCGCTCGAACCCGCTGGGCCACACGCGAACGCGCCAGCGGGAGATTCTGGCCGCTCAGCACTCCCGATTGAGCGAATTTCGGCGCGATTTTGAGCGGCGGCGGACGTCGATCGTGAGCACGGGCGCCGTCGCGATGGACGGCGACCGGCGCAACGGCGCGCGTCCGCGGCGGCGCTCTGCCGCCGGTTCCATCCGCGCCGCGATTTTGACGCCTGTGCTGCAGGTGGGAGGGGCCGAGCAGTGGCTGCTCAGCCTCGCGAAGCGCAGCGATCCGTCGCGAATTCGCTGGGTCGGCGTGGCGCTGACGGAGCAGGCCCCGGTCGATGCGGACTTTTGCAGCGAAGTCGCGCGCAATGTGCCGGTATTCGGGGCTGAGGAGGCGCAAGGCGACGCGGCGGTTCGCTGTGCCACGGCGCGCGAGGCGCTGCGCGCCGCGGCGAGCCAGGCCGACGTGCTCGTCGCCTGGGGGCTTCGCGACACTCTGCCGGTTCTTGAGGCGGTTGACATTCCGACGGTCTATGTCTCACACGGGTCCGGCGAGTGGTCGGCAAACTGCGCACGTGCCATCGAAGATCATCCGGTTCGGCTGGCGGCGGTGTCGGAGGCGGCACGCGAGGCGTTCAGTCCAGCGAAGCGGCCACACGTGCGCGTAATCCATAACGGCATCGAGGTCGATCGCTGCACGCCGACCCGCTCGCGCGCGGCTGTTCGGTCGGCCTGGGGCTACGACTCGCGGCATCGGCTGGTCGCCTACGTCGGCCGATATTCGGAAGAGAAGAACCCGGCCGCGGCCGCCCTGGCGGTCACGCGATTGCCCGATCATTTTTATGCGATTTATGCGGGCGCCGGCCGCCATGAGGAAATGGTCCGATCGCTGGCGTGGCAGATTGCTGGCACGCGCGCCAGGTTCGTCGCGCCGGAGCGGCGAATCGGCAATCTCTTGCAGGCGTTCGACGTGGTCATGCTGGCCAGCCCTTCCGAGGGCTTTTCATTATTGCTGGCCGAGGCTTGGTACTGCGGCGTGCCCGTCGTGGCCACGCGCGTCGGAGCCGTACCGGAACTTGAGGCGGCGCATGGACCGCTGGTTTCGCCGGTCGCCATTGGCGCAGCGGCTGACGAACTCGCCGCCGCGGTCGAGCACGCCCTCAGCCCCGCGTTTCAGCGCGAAGTCGTCCCCCGGGCCCGCGCGCTCGTCGCCCAAAAGTTTACCGCCACGCGAATGGCCGACCGCTGGACCGACTACCTGACGGAGATTTGCAGGGAGGCGGCGCGATGCGGCGAACCGTCGCCTTGA
- a CDS encoding tetratricopeptide repeat protein, with the protein MKRSTAKRPTGKQILAGRRTALRLGMALMALTWTLYLPVLECGFINFDDGEYVFNNAPVSNGLTPNGALWAFRTFHLSNWHPLTWLSYMLDVQLWGVDAQGHHFTNLCWHSANTLGLFLLLRRMTGEDWRPAFVAALFALHPLHVESVAWISERKDLLSTFFGILCLWAYVRYTEKPTVGRYCLVMLALTIGLMAKPMLVTLPCVMLLLDYWPLDRLSENRPCGVVAEKLPLLALSAASGVVTFLAQRSGGSVIPLDQFPFAWRVANSVVTYADYLLKTAWPVNLAFFYPVTTGRIDGWTVAASALCLVGITALAVLRVRRTPAVLVGWLWYLGTLVPVIGLVQVGKQAAADHYTYLPLIGVFLAITWGVPIASGRAARAALVATACAALALCLWLGRVQVSYWKTPQALWERALRVEPANPVAHHCLGMLDLTSGRLRQAKEHFRSAFQFDPHFDLAYASLGVAHRWEGHERAAIVDFQRALTIDPRRAGTWQQLALVRACHADWRQASMEFRRALELDPDNPALLAMLAAARCNAGDEGEARRLYGQAVRRDPNIAARADHLAKSCLSLRGPGLRVAAEASFYATLACQCTDFRYAAMNETWVTAAAAAVRQARLPELPLEPADEP; encoded by the coding sequence ATGAAACGATCGACCGCGAAACGACCCACCGGCAAGCAGATTCTCGCGGGCCGACGTACGGCCCTCCGGCTGGGCATGGCGCTGATGGCGCTCACTTGGACCCTCTACCTCCCGGTGCTCGAATGCGGGTTCATCAATTTCGACGATGGCGAATACGTGTTTAATAACGCCCCGGTCTCCAACGGGCTCACCCCCAACGGCGCGTTGTGGGCGTTCCGAACGTTTCATCTGTCGAACTGGCATCCGCTGACGTGGCTATCTTACATGCTGGATGTTCAGCTTTGGGGTGTGGATGCGCAGGGACACCATTTCACAAACCTGTGCTGGCACTCAGCCAACACCCTGGGATTATTTTTGTTGCTCCGTCGGATGACGGGCGAAGACTGGAGGCCGGCCTTTGTCGCCGCGCTGTTTGCCCTGCACCCGCTGCACGTGGAGTCCGTGGCCTGGATCTCCGAGCGGAAAGACCTCTTGAGCACATTTTTCGGGATTTTGTGCCTGTGGGCCTATGTTCGATACACCGAGAAGCCGACGGTCGGCCGTTATTGCCTGGTCATGTTGGCCTTGACGATCGGCCTGATGGCAAAGCCGATGCTCGTGACGCTCCCTTGTGTCATGCTGCTTCTCGATTACTGGCCCTTGGACAGGCTATCCGAGAACCGGCCTTGTGGTGTCGTGGCAGAAAAATTGCCGCTGCTGGCCCTGTCGGCCGCGTCGGGCGTGGTGACGTTCCTCGCGCAACGCTCGGGCGGGTCCGTGATTCCTCTCGATCAGTTTCCGTTCGCCTGGCGTGTCGCGAATTCGGTGGTGACCTACGCCGACTATCTGCTCAAGACCGCCTGGCCCGTCAACTTGGCCTTCTTTTATCCCGTGACGACGGGGCGGATCGATGGCTGGACGGTGGCCGCCTCGGCGTTGTGCCTGGTCGGGATCACCGCGCTCGCGGTGCTGCGCGTCCGCCGAACGCCGGCGGTGCTCGTCGGCTGGCTTTGGTATCTTGGAACGCTGGTGCCCGTAATCGGTCTGGTCCAGGTCGGCAAACAGGCGGCGGCCGATCACTATACGTACCTCCCGCTCATCGGCGTGTTTCTGGCGATCACCTGGGGCGTCCCGATTGCCTCCGGCCGAGCTGCTCGTGCGGCGCTGGTGGCAACGGCCTGTGCGGCGCTCGCGCTTTGTCTGTGGCTCGGCCGCGTCCAGGTTTCCTATTGGAAAACGCCGCAAGCGCTCTGGGAGCGCGCGCTGCGGGTCGAGCCGGCGAATCCGGTCGCTCACCACTGTCTCGGAATGCTCGACCTGACGTCCGGTCGCCTGCGCCAGGCCAAAGAACACTTTCGCTCGGCGTTCCAGTTCGACCCACATTTTGACCTGGCTTACGCGAGCCTCGGCGTGGCGCACCGCTGGGAAGGTCACGAGCGAGCGGCCATCGTCGACTTCCAACGGGCACTGACCATTGATCCGCGGCGGGCAGGCACCTGGCAACAACTTGCCCTGGTCCGAGCGTGCCATGCCGACTGGCGCCAAGCGAGCATGGAATTCCGACGTGCCCTCGAGCTCGACCCGGACAACCCGGCGTTGCTGGCCATGCTGGCCGCGGCCCGCTGCAATGCCGGGGATGAAGGCGAAGCACGGCGACTGTATGGCCAGGCGGTCCGGCGCGATCCGAACATCGCGGCCCGGGCCGACCACCTGGCGAAATCTTGTCTTTCGCTCCGCGGGCCCGGCCTGCGCGTCGCCGCGGAGGCGTCGTTTTATGCGACGCTGGCCTGTCAATGCACCGATTTCCGGTACGCGGCCATGAACGAAACATGGGTCACTGCCGCCGCCGCGGCTGTGCGCCAAGCCCGATTACCGGAACTGCCGCTAGAGCCTGCGGATGAACCCTGA
- a CDS encoding glycosyltransferase, with amino-acid sequence MRASIVVASHQEGERLWRTIESCVETTIGLEREIVVADDASFDGSVEEAIRRFPQVRLFRHEERLGASPSKALGARHARGDTLVFLDGHCNPECGAIERLIDDVEQVKGQAIVTPAIPALDVPSWKNAESQIGHGYFLDLEEFHCGWLPLGELRGVWRGPRKFYESPALIGCALAVGHELYDKLGGFDPHMRCWGVEDLDFGLKSWLMGFPILHDPEAAIGHRFRAAFENFSVPMEHLLANQLRMARKNFTDATWSDWVERCRSRHVGRLPDHPEGLWTLAWEVFQADRRSADHERAMLLGHRHHDEFWYAERFGLEWPRLATTASVTVPRLFSAQPSPSPSPSPPPCEVTGVTPATKTLCVGVSQTFTAQGTNLKNITWSTGGAGTPDTGKGSTFSTKFNQPGVYTVTAKCGKSSASATVTAVSITFAPNPVRTGMIKPLPANKCNIQNISISTTVVATVRPSSAVGSVTISLSGADRATLLGQPVVNPQQGTITVRLTGTAMTPKRVADTFLQASLGSKVCSKVPVFVIVPYKVVPVSAAPTVVNGTNKNLTACTKPAYTWSLKSGFVYLASVYGITQTVQVLDQFNAPLDRMYNGAPVFENVGKGWFPINVTVNGASYPDPVGQFFPGAQNPKVDANSTAAQQWPGRVRCQPTPRRPMSRIFSSKSRASPSMSAL; translated from the coding sequence ATGCGTGCGAGTATTGTCGTGGCGTCACACCAGGAAGGTGAACGGCTGTGGCGCACCATCGAGTCGTGCGTCGAAACGACGATCGGCTTGGAGCGAGAGATCGTCGTCGCGGATGACGCTTCATTTGATGGCTCGGTCGAAGAGGCGATTCGCCGCTTTCCGCAAGTGCGTCTCTTCCGCCATGAAGAGCGGCTCGGCGCATCGCCGTCGAAGGCGCTGGGCGCCCGCCACGCTCGCGGCGACACGCTGGTTTTTCTCGACGGGCATTGCAACCCCGAGTGCGGCGCGATCGAGCGTCTGATTGACGACGTCGAGCAGGTGAAAGGCCAGGCGATCGTTACGCCGGCCATCCCCGCCCTCGACGTCCCGAGTTGGAAAAACGCGGAATCGCAGATCGGTCACGGCTACTTCCTGGATCTCGAAGAGTTCCACTGCGGGTGGCTGCCGCTGGGCGAGCTGCGCGGCGTGTGGAGAGGGCCAAGAAAGTTTTACGAATCGCCGGCCCTGATCGGATGCGCCTTGGCCGTCGGCCACGAACTCTACGACAAGCTGGGCGGTTTCGACCCGCACATGCGCTGCTGGGGCGTCGAGGATCTCGACTTCGGGCTAAAAAGCTGGCTGATGGGCTTCCCCATTCTTCACGACCCCGAGGCCGCGATCGGGCATCGGTTCCGTGCGGCCTTTGAGAATTTTTCGGTGCCAATGGAGCACTTGCTGGCCAACCAGTTGCGGATGGCGCGGAAGAACTTCACCGACGCCACCTGGTCGGATTGGGTCGAGCGTTGTCGGTCGCGGCATGTGGGCCGCCTGCCGGACCATCCGGAGGGACTTTGGACGCTGGCCTGGGAAGTGTTTCAAGCCGATCGCCGCAGCGCCGACCACGAGCGGGCGATGCTGCTGGGGCATCGCCACCACGACGAATTCTGGTATGCGGAACGGTTTGGGCTCGAATGGCCGCGGCTGGCGACGACGGCGTCGGTTACGGTGCCGCGCCTGTTTTCCGCGCAGCCGAGCCCAAGTCCGAGCCCCAGCCCGCCGCCATGCGAGGTCACCGGGGTCACACCGGCGACGAAAACCCTCTGCGTGGGCGTCTCGCAAACTTTCACCGCACAAGGGACGAACCTGAAGAATATCACGTGGTCGACCGGCGGCGCGGGAACGCCTGACACCGGAAAAGGATCGACCTTTTCGACAAAGTTTAATCAGCCAGGTGTTTACACCGTTACGGCGAAGTGCGGTAAATCGTCCGCGTCTGCGACTGTGACTGCTGTATCGATCACGTTTGCGCCAAATCCTGTTAGAACAGGCATGATCAAACCGCTGCCGGCGAACAAGTGCAACATTCAAAATATCAGCATCTCGACGACCGTGGTTGCGACGGTTCGCCCGTCTTCCGCCGTCGGCTCTGTGACGATCAGCCTTAGCGGAGCGGATCGAGCGACGCTTTTGGGCCAGCCCGTCGTCAACCCGCAGCAAGGCACCATCACCGTGCGGCTGACCGGCACGGCAATGACGCCTAAACGCGTTGCTGACACCTTCCTTCAGGCGAGCCTCGGAAGCAAAGTTTGCAGCAAGGTGCCGGTGTTTGTGATTGTCCCGTACAAGGTGGTGCCCGTGTCGGCTGCGCCGACAGTCGTGAACGGTACGAATAAAAATCTTACCGCCTGTACGAAACCGGCGTACACCTGGAGCCTAAAAAGTGGATTCGTCTATTTAGCTTCCGTCTACGGGATCACCCAAACCGTCCAGGTATTGGATCAGTTTAACGCGCCGCTCGACCGGATGTACAACGGCGCGCCCGTGTTCGAGAACGTTGGCAAGGGCTGGTTCCCAATTAACGTGACCGTCAATGGGGCGTCCTACCCCGATCCGGTCGGCCAGTTCTTTCCTGGCGCCCAGAATCCGAAAGTTGACGCGAACAGCACGGCAGCCCAGCAGTGGCCGGGAAGAGTCCGGTGCCAGCCGACGCCACGCCGCCCGATGTCCAGAATATTTTCATCAAAATCGCGGGCATCACCCTCAATGTCGGCGTTGTGA
- the guaB gene encoding IMP dehydrogenase has translation MQDKLPYSGITFDDVLLEPRYSEVVPADCDVTTHLTKRIQLNVPLLSSPMDTVTESNMAIALAQEGGLGVIHKNMSVERQTEEVDKVKRSANGIIFDPVTLPPDATVSRAREIMDQFNVSGLPITAGGGKLAGILTKRDLRFLERSDLKIAEVMTREHLVTATGNVSLEEAEKILMANKVEKLLLVDENNKLTGLITIKDIDKMRRFPNACKDRQGRLRVGAAVGVHEYERVESLIAKGVDVVVVDSAHGHSANVIETVRQIKKRWDIDVVAGNVATEAGCSDLIAAGADAVKVGIGPGSICTTRVISGVGVPQVTAIYHAAKAARNTETPIIADGGIRYSGDLTKAIAAGASCAMIGGLFAGLSESPGEMILYQGRTYKIYRGMGSMGAMVKGSSERYRQRGDGRNDKLVPEGVEGRVPFRGPLSAHVYQLVGGLRAGMGYCGTRNIEELRRDARFIQVSPASVRESHPHDIAITQEAPNYSTSYGLAEAD, from the coding sequence ATGCAAGACAAACTCCCGTATTCGGGCATCACCTTCGACGACGTGCTGCTCGAACCCCGCTACAGCGAGGTCGTGCCCGCCGATTGCGACGTGACGACCCATCTCACCAAGCGCATCCAGCTCAATGTGCCGCTGCTCAGCTCGCCGATGGACACGGTGACCGAGAGCAACATGGCCATCGCCCTGGCACAGGAAGGCGGCCTGGGAGTGATCCACAAGAATATGTCGGTCGAGCGGCAGACCGAAGAGGTCGACAAGGTCAAGCGCAGCGCCAACGGCATCATCTTCGATCCGGTCACGCTGCCGCCCGACGCGACCGTCAGCCGGGCACGCGAGATCATGGATCAGTTCAACGTGTCGGGCCTGCCGATCACGGCCGGCGGCGGCAAGCTGGCCGGAATTCTCACCAAACGCGATCTGCGGTTTCTCGAGCGCAGCGACCTGAAGATCGCCGAAGTGATGACCCGCGAACATCTTGTGACGGCCACGGGGAATGTATCACTTGAAGAAGCTGAAAAGATTCTGATGGCAAATAAGGTCGAGAAACTTTTGCTGGTGGACGAAAATAACAAACTGACCGGCCTGATCACCATCAAAGACATCGACAAAATGCGGCGGTTCCCCAACGCCTGTAAAGACAGGCAAGGGAGGCTGCGGGTCGGTGCCGCGGTGGGGGTGCATGAGTACGAACGCGTCGAAAGCCTGATTGCCAAAGGCGTCGACGTGGTCGTGGTCGATAGTGCCCACGGCCACTCGGCCAACGTGATCGAGACGGTCCGACAAATCAAGAAACGCTGGGATATCGACGTTGTCGCGGGAAACGTGGCAACCGAGGCAGGTTGCAGCGACCTGATCGCCGCCGGAGCGGATGCCGTCAAAGTGGGCATCGGGCCGGGGTCGATTTGCACGACGCGCGTCATTTCCGGCGTGGGCGTGCCGCAGGTCACGGCGATTTATCATGCCGCGAAAGCGGCCAGGAACACCGAAACACCAATCATTGCCGATGGAGGAATCCGCTATTCGGGCGATCTGACCAAGGCCATTGCCGCGGGAGCGTCGTGCGCGATGATCGGAGGACTGTTTGCCGGGCTGAGCGAAAGCCCCGGTGAAATGATCCTCTATCAAGGTCGCACCTACAAAATCTACCGCGGCATGGGGTCGATGGGGGCCATGGTCAAAGGCTCGAGCGAACGCTATCGGCAGCGGGGCGACGGAAGGAACGACAAGTTGGTGCCCGAAGGGGTCGAGGGAAGGGTTCCCTTCCGCGGCCCGCTGAGTGCCCACGTGTATCAACTCGTGGGCGGGCTTCGGGCAGGAATGGGATATTGCGGGACACGCAACATCGAGGAGTTGCGCAGGGATGCACGATTCATACAAGTATCACCGGCCAGCGTGCGGGAGAGCCACCCCCATGACATCGCGATTACGCAGGAAGCGCCTAATTACAGTACCAGCTACGGGCTGGCAGAGGCCGATTGA
- a CDS encoding radical SAM protein, translated as MNATPSSPLISPSHLDHLWFQVTGTRCNLTCRHCFISCSPKNDRFGYLSFDEVQRRLEESRALGVKEYYFTGGEPFLHPEMVRMLVETLRFGPATVLTNGTVLKNEWLVSLAEAERGSLYSLEFRVSIDGFSAETNDPVRGEGTFERAMRGVMQLVEHGFLPIITAARVWSDADEDEVVGQFIKMLQARGYERPRLKILPVLRLGAEVERTHGYHDAQRVDARMMEGFDRSQLVCEHSRIVTDRGVYVCPILIESPEARLGETLLESLQPYPLRHGACYTCYQYGAICSNPSMGTRTTSRW; from the coding sequence ATGAACGCAACGCCCTCAAGTCCGCTCATCTCGCCTTCGCACCTGGACCATCTCTGGTTTCAGGTGACGGGCACGCGTTGCAACCTGACCTGCCGGCACTGCTTTATAAGCTGCAGCCCAAAGAACGACCGTTTCGGATACCTGTCGTTCGACGAAGTCCAGCGGCGGCTGGAAGAGTCGCGCGCCCTGGGCGTGAAGGAATACTACTTCACCGGTGGCGAGCCGTTTCTGCACCCCGAGATGGTGCGGATGCTCGTCGAGACGCTGCGGTTCGGTCCCGCCACCGTGCTGACCAACGGCACCGTGCTGAAGAACGAGTGGCTCGTGTCGCTGGCCGAGGCCGAGCGAGGCAGCTTGTATAGTCTGGAGTTCCGCGTGTCGATCGACGGTTTTTCGGCCGAGACGAACGACCCCGTGCGGGGCGAGGGAACGTTCGAGCGGGCCATGCGGGGCGTGATGCAACTTGTCGAGCACGGGTTTCTGCCGATCATCACCGCGGCCCGCGTCTGGTCCGATGCGGACGAGGATGAAGTCGTCGGCCAGTTTATCAAAATGTTGCAAGCGCGAGGTTACGAGCGACCCCGGCTGAAGATATTACCCGTGCTGCGGTTGGGAGCGGAAGTCGAGCGGACGCACGGCTACCACGACGCGCAGCGCGTCGACGCGCGGATGATGGAAGGCTTCGATCGCAGCCAGCTTGTGTGCGAGCACAGCCGCATCGTCACCGATCGCGGCGTTTATGTATGCCCGATCTTGATTGAATCGCCCGAGGCCCGGCTGGGCGAGACCCTTTTGGAATCGCTGCAGCCGTATCCGCTGCGCCACGGTGCTTGCTACACTTGCTATCAGTATGGAGCGATCTGCTCCAATCCATCTATGGGAACAAGAACCACAAGCCGGTGGTGA